A window of Bacteroidota bacterium contains these coding sequences:
- a CDS encoding TolC family protein, with protein MRNISLTVLILALISFWNIAYTQNKSSFSLDEAIEFALMNNHNVKNAQTDVELARQKVRETTAIGLPQVNGKITNTNYINIPTTLMPDFLSPIIHKVNEDDFGLTPINPLGDATFFPAQFGTKYNATAELSVAQLIFNGSYLVGLQAARAYLDQSKVQLVKSNIDTKEQISKAYFLVLTTEQNKIVLDSTLKSLINMASETAEIYKQGFIEELNVDQINLMVKDLEATLVYVNNQIVLARYYLKLLMGFDINEPIYLSDQIESLLSQYSETSLLIAPFDFNHHIDYKILENQKDLSRLSLKNEQSTYLPSISGFFTAQTNAMRDKYNFLSGGERWYPTTVWGLQMDIPIFSSGSRGSKVQQAKLNLQKVKEMGMQLQESLTIEEKNTKTNFKNALLILDNKHTSLKLAKKIYQNTSLKFSEGISSNMDLLQAYNQYLAAESEHNNAILELVNAKIALEKLFTE; from the coding sequence ATGAGAAATATTAGCTTAACAGTACTTATCCTTGCTTTAATTTCATTTTGGAATATAGCTTACACACAAAATAAGTCCTCCTTTTCACTCGATGAAGCCATTGAATTTGCATTAATGAATAACCATAATGTAAAAAATGCCCAAACCGATGTTGAATTAGCACGTCAAAAAGTTAGAGAAACCACAGCCATTGGGCTGCCACAAGTAAATGGGAAAATAACCAATACAAATTATATTAATATTCCTACTACCCTTATGCCGGATTTTCTTTCCCCAATCATACATAAAGTTAATGAAGATGATTTTGGATTGACTCCGATAAATCCCTTAGGAGATGCCACGTTTTTTCCAGCTCAATTTGGTACTAAATATAATGCAACTGCCGAATTATCTGTAGCCCAACTCATTTTTAATGGTTCATATCTTGTGGGCTTGCAAGCGGCAAGAGCCTATTTGGATCAATCAAAGGTTCAACTTGTAAAGAGTAACATTGACACAAAAGAGCAAATTTCGAAAGCTTATTTTCTTGTACTGACTACAGAACAAAATAAGATTGTATTGGACAGTACATTAAAAAGCTTAATAAATATGGCCTCAGAAACTGCCGAAATTTACAAACAAGGTTTTATTGAAGAGCTGAATGTGGATCAGATTAATTTGATGGTTAAAGATCTAGAAGCTACCCTTGTCTATGTAAACAATCAAATTGTGCTTGCTCGTTATTACCTCAAACTATTGATGGGCTTCGATATAAATGAACCCATTTATTTAAGTGATCAGATAGAAAGTCTTTTATCACAATACTCTGAAACCTCATTATTGATCGCGCCTTTCGATTTTAATCATCATATTGATTATAAAATATTAGAGAACCAGAAAGACTTGTCTCGATTATCCCTTAAAAACGAACAATCGACTTATTTACCTTCAATTTCAGGTTTTTTCACTGCCCAAACCAACGCAATGCGTGATAAATATAACTTCTTGTCTGGCGGTGAGCGCTGGTATCCAACAACGGTATGGGGCTTGCAAATGGATATCCCAATTTTTAGCAGCGGCTCAAGAGGTTCCAAGGTTCAGCAAGCAAAACTAAATCTTCAGAAAGTTAAAGAAATGGGGATGCAATTACAGGAAAGTCTTACTATTGAAGAAAAGAATACAAAAACCAATTTTAAAAATGCTTTACTCATTCTCGACAATAAACATACAAGTTTGAAATTGGCTAAAAAAATATATCAAAATACAAGTTTGAAATTCTCGGAAGGTATTTCGTCAAACATGGATTTATTGCAGGCCTATAATCAGTATTTAGCAGCGGAATCAGAACATAATAATGCAATCCTGGAATTGGTTAATGCCAAGATAGCTTTGGAGAAATTATTTACTGAATAA